The Chaetodon auriga isolate fChaAug3 chromosome 3, fChaAug3.hap1, whole genome shotgun sequence genome has a window encoding:
- the LOC143315990 gene encoding phosphatidylinositol 4,5-bisphosphate 3-kinase catalytic subunit alpha isoform-like isoform X2, translating into MPPRPSSGELWGIHLMPPRILVDCLLPNGMILTLECLREATLITIKHELFKEARKYPLHHLLQEETSYIFVSVTQEAEREEFYDETRRLCDLRLFQPFLKVIEPVGNREEKILNREIGFAIGMPVCEFDLVKDPEVQDFRRNILNVCKDSVELRDASGPHSRALYVYPPNVESTQELPKHIYSKLDKGQIIVVIWVIVSPNNDKQKYTLKINHDCVPEQVIAEAIRKKTRSMLLSPEQLKMCVQEYQGKYILKVCGCDEYLLEKYPISQYKYIRSCIMLGRMPNLMLMAKDSLYTQLPTDNFVMPSYSRRISTATSYMNGEAAAKSLWTINGTLRIRILCATYVNVNIRDIDKIYVRTGIYHGGEQMCDNVNTQRVPCSNPRWNEWLTYDMYIPDIPRAARLCLSICSVKGRKGAKEEHCPLAWGNINLFDYTHTLVANKMALNLWPVPHGLEDLLNPIGVTGSNPNKETPCLELEFDHFSSSVKYPDMNAVEDHANWTISRELGFNYNLSGQSNRVARDHALTESDTEQLKQLSNRDPLSEITEQEKDFLWRHRHYCMNIPEILPKILLAVKWNSRDEVAQMYCLLKEWPSIRPEQAMELLDCNYPDPMVRHFAVRCLDKYLTDDKLSQYLIQLVQVLKYEQYLDNPLARFLLKKALTNQRIGHFFFWHLKSEMHNKTVSQRFGLLLEAYCRACGMYLKHLSRQVEAMEKLINLTDILKQEKKDETQKMRFLVDQMKRPDYMDALQNFTSPLNPAHQLGNLRLDECRIMSSAKRPLWLNWENPDIMSELLFQNNEIIFKNGDDLRQDMLTLQIIKIMENIWQNQGLDLRMLPYGCLSLGDCVGLIEVVRSSHTIMQIQCKGGLKGALQFNSNTLHQWLKDKNKGEMYDMAVDLFTRSCAGYCVATFILGIGDRHNSNIMVKDDGQLFHIDFGHFLDHKKKKFGYKRERVPFVLTQDFLIVISKGSQECAKTKEFERFQEMCYKAYLAIRQHANLFINLFSMMLGSGMPELQSFDDIAYIRKTLALEKSEQEALDYFMKQMNDAHHGGWTTKMDWIFHTIRQHALN; encoded by the exons atgccTCCCAGGCCGTCCTCAGGGGAGCTATGGGGCATCCACTTGATGCCTCCCAG GATCCTGGTGGACTGCCTGCTGCCCAATGGGATGATTCTGACCCTGGAGTGTCTCCGTGAGGCCACGCTCATCACCATCAAGCATGAGCTGTTCAAGGAGGCCAGGAAATAtcccctccatcacctcctACAGGAGGAGACGTCCTACATCTTTGTCAGTGTTACACAG GAAGCAGAGCGGGAGGAGTTCTATGATGAGACCCGGAGACTGTGTGACCTCCGACTCTTTCAGCCCTTCCTCAAGGTCATTGAACCAGTTggcaacagagaggaaaagatcCTCAACAGAGAGATCG GTTTCGCCATTggtatgcctgtgtgtgagtttgaCCTCGTGAAGGACCCCGAGGTTCAGGACTTCAGGAGAAACATCCTGAATGTTTGTAAAgactctgtggagctgagagacGCCAGCGGGCCCCACAGTAGAGCGCTGTATGTTTACCCACCCAATGTAGAATCCACACAGGAACTTCCCAAACACATCTATAGCAAACTGGACAAAG GTCAGATTAttgttgtgatttgggtgaTTGTTTCTCCAAATAACGACAAACAAAAGTATACATTGAAGATCAACCACGACTGTGTGCCTGAGCAG GTGATAGCAGAGGCCATTCGTAAGAAGACACGCAGCATGCTGCTGTCCCCAGAGCAGCTCAAGATGTGTGTTCAGGAATATCAGGGTAAATACATCCTCAAAGTTTGTGGCTGTGATGAGTACCTGCTGGAAAAGTACCCCATCAGCCAGTATAAG tATATCCGAAGTTGCATCATGCTGGGCAGGATGCCTAACCTGATGCTAATGGCTAAGGACAGCCTGTACACCCAGCTGCCTACAGATAACTTTGTCATGCCGTCATACTCTCGACGCATCTCCACGGCAACGTCCTATATGAATGGCGAGGCGGCTGCCAAGTCGCTGTGGACCATCAATGGAACGCTGCGAATACGAATCCTCTGCGCCACCTATGTTAACGTCAATATACGTGACATAGACAAG ATATATGTGAGAACAGGCATTTACCATGGAGGTGAACAGATGTGTGACAATGTCAACACACAGAGAGTGCCCTGCTCTAACCCCAG GTGGAACGAGTGGCTCACCTATGACATGTACATCCCAGACATACCCCGTGCTGCCAgactctgcctctccatctgctCCGTCAAAGGCAGGAAGGGAGCCAAGGAG GAGCACTGTCCACTAGCTTGGGGTAATATTAACTTGTTTGACTACACTCACACTCTTGTGGCCAACAAGATGGCTCTGAACCTCTGGCCTGTCCCTCATGGCCTTGAAGACCTCCTCAACCCCATCGGAGTCACTGGATCCAACCCTAATAAG GAAACCCCTTGTCTGGAGCTGGAGTTTGACCACTTTAGTAGTTCAGTTAAATACCCAGATATGAATGCAGTAGAGGATCACGCAAACTGGACCATCTCGAGGGAACTGGGGTTTAACTACAACCTCTCTGGACAG agcAACCGTGTGGCCAGAGATCACGCCTTGACAGAGAGTGACACCgagcagctgaaacagctgaGTAACAGAGACCCTCTCTCAGAAATCACTGAGCAGGAGAAGGACTTCCTCTGGAGACACAG GCACTACTGCATGAACATCCCTGAGATCCTCCCCAAGATCCTTCTCGCTGTCAAGTGGAACTCCAGAGATGAAGTAGCACAG ATGTACTGTCTGTTAAAGGAATGGCCCTCCATCCGTCCTGAGCAGGCCATGGAGCTGCTGGACTGTAACTATCCAGACCCCATGGTCAGGCACTTTGCTGTACGCTGCCTTGACAAATACCTGACTGATGACAAACTATCCCAGTACCTCATCCAGCTTGTACAG GTTTTAAAATATGAGCAGTATCTTGACAATCCGCTGGCCCGTTTTCTCCTCAAAAAGGCCCTGACCAATCAAAGGATAGGGCATTTCTTCTTCTGGCATCTCAA GTCAGAAATGCACAATAAAACAGTCAGCCAGAGGTTTGGGCTGCTGTTGGAGGCTTACTGCAGAGCTTGTGGCATGTACCTCAAACACCTGAGCAGGCAGGTAGAAGCCATGGAGAAGCTCATTAACCTCACTGACATCCTGAAACAGGAGAAGAAGGATGAGACGCAGAAG ATGCGGTTTCTTGTGGACCAGATGAAGAGACCGGACTACATGGATGCTCTGCAGAacttcacctctcctctcaaCCCTGCACACCAACTGGGAAACCTAAG GTTAGATGAATGCAGGATCATGTCGTCAGCTAAGAGACCGTTGTGGCTCAACTGGGAGAATCCTGATATCATGTCCGAGCTGCTCTTTCAGAACAATGAGATAATCTTCAAAAATGGAgatg ACTTGCGGCAGGATATGCTGACGTTGCAGATTATTAAAATCATGGAGAATATTTGGCAGAATCAGGGACTGGACCTGCG GATGCTTCCCTATGGCTGTCTGTCATTAGGAGACTGTGTGGGTCTCATTGAGGTGGTTCGCAGCTCCCACACCATCATGCAGATTCAGTGTAAAGGAGGCTTGAAAGGAGCCCTGCAGTTCAACTCAAACACTCTGCATCAGTGGCTCAAGGACAAGAACAAGGGCGAGAT gtatgaCATGGCTGTGGATCTGTTTACGAGGTCCTGTGCTGGCTACTGTGTAGCTACATTTATCCTTGGAATAGGAGacaggcacaacagcaacattatGGTTAAAGATGATGGACAG CTGTTTCATATAGATTTTGGCCATTTCCTGGatcacaagaagaagaaatttgGCTACAAGAGAGAGCGAGTGCCCTTTGTGCTGACACAAGACTTCCTCATCGTCATCAGCAAGGGATCCCAGGAGTGTGCGAAAACCAAAGAGTTTGAAAG ATTCCAGGAGATGTGCTATAAAGCCTACCTGGCCATCCGGCAGCACGCTAACCTCTTCATCAACCTGTTCTCCATGATGTTGGGCTCTGGCATGCCTGAGCTGCAGTCATTTGATGACATTGCCTACATTAGGAAGACACTGGCCCTGGAGAAGAGCGAACAG GAGGCGTTAGACTACTTTATGAAACAGATGAACGATGCTCACCATGGAGGATGGACCACCAAGATGGACTGGATATTCCACACAATCAGACAGCATGCACTAAACTGA
- the LOC143315990 gene encoding phosphatidylinositol 4,5-bisphosphate 3-kinase catalytic subunit alpha isoform-like isoform X1, giving the protein MPPRPSSGELWGIHLMPPRILVDCLLPNGMILTLECLREATLITIKHELFKEARKYPLHHLLQEETSYIFVSVTQEAEREEFYDETRRLCDLRLFQPFLKVIEPVGNREEKILNREIGFAIGMPVCEFDLVKDPEVQDFRRNILNVCKDSVELRDASGPHSRALYVYPPNVESTQELPKHIYSKLDKGQIIVVIWVIVSPNNDKQKYTLKINHDCVPEQVIAEAIRKKTRSMLLSPEQLKMCVQEYQGKYILKVCGCDEYLLEKYPISQYKYIRSCIMLGRMPNLMLMAKDSLYTQLPTDNFVMPSYSRRISTATSYMNGEAAAKSLWTINGTLRIRILCATYVNVNIRDIDKIYVRTGIYHGGEQMCDNVNTQRVPCSNPRWNEWLTYDMYIPDIPRAARLCLSICSVKGRKGAKEEHCPLAWGNINLFDYTHTLVANKMALNLWPVPHGLEDLLNPIGVTGSNPNKETPCLELEFDHFSSSVKYPDMNAVEDHANWTISRELGFNYNLSGQSNRVARDHALTESDTEQLKQLSNRDPLSEITEQEKDFLWRHRHYCMNIPEILPKILLAVKWNSRDEVAQMYCLLKEWPSIRPEQAMELLDCNYPDPMVRHFAVRCLDKYLTDDKLSQYLIQLVQVLKYEQYLDNPLARFLLKKALTNQRIGHFFFWHLKSEMHNKTVSQRFGLLLEAYCRACGMYLKHLSRQVEAMEKLINLTDILKQEKKDETQKVQMRFLVDQMKRPDYMDALQNFTSPLNPAHQLGNLRLDECRIMSSAKRPLWLNWENPDIMSELLFQNNEIIFKNGDDLRQDMLTLQIIKIMENIWQNQGLDLRMLPYGCLSLGDCVGLIEVVRSSHTIMQIQCKGGLKGALQFNSNTLHQWLKDKNKGEMYDMAVDLFTRSCAGYCVATFILGIGDRHNSNIMVKDDGQLFHIDFGHFLDHKKKKFGYKRERVPFVLTQDFLIVISKGSQECAKTKEFERFQEMCYKAYLAIRQHANLFINLFSMMLGSGMPELQSFDDIAYIRKTLALEKSEQEALDYFMKQMNDAHHGGWTTKMDWIFHTIRQHALN; this is encoded by the exons atgccTCCCAGGCCGTCCTCAGGGGAGCTATGGGGCATCCACTTGATGCCTCCCAG GATCCTGGTGGACTGCCTGCTGCCCAATGGGATGATTCTGACCCTGGAGTGTCTCCGTGAGGCCACGCTCATCACCATCAAGCATGAGCTGTTCAAGGAGGCCAGGAAATAtcccctccatcacctcctACAGGAGGAGACGTCCTACATCTTTGTCAGTGTTACACAG GAAGCAGAGCGGGAGGAGTTCTATGATGAGACCCGGAGACTGTGTGACCTCCGACTCTTTCAGCCCTTCCTCAAGGTCATTGAACCAGTTggcaacagagaggaaaagatcCTCAACAGAGAGATCG GTTTCGCCATTggtatgcctgtgtgtgagtttgaCCTCGTGAAGGACCCCGAGGTTCAGGACTTCAGGAGAAACATCCTGAATGTTTGTAAAgactctgtggagctgagagacGCCAGCGGGCCCCACAGTAGAGCGCTGTATGTTTACCCACCCAATGTAGAATCCACACAGGAACTTCCCAAACACATCTATAGCAAACTGGACAAAG GTCAGATTAttgttgtgatttgggtgaTTGTTTCTCCAAATAACGACAAACAAAAGTATACATTGAAGATCAACCACGACTGTGTGCCTGAGCAG GTGATAGCAGAGGCCATTCGTAAGAAGACACGCAGCATGCTGCTGTCCCCAGAGCAGCTCAAGATGTGTGTTCAGGAATATCAGGGTAAATACATCCTCAAAGTTTGTGGCTGTGATGAGTACCTGCTGGAAAAGTACCCCATCAGCCAGTATAAG tATATCCGAAGTTGCATCATGCTGGGCAGGATGCCTAACCTGATGCTAATGGCTAAGGACAGCCTGTACACCCAGCTGCCTACAGATAACTTTGTCATGCCGTCATACTCTCGACGCATCTCCACGGCAACGTCCTATATGAATGGCGAGGCGGCTGCCAAGTCGCTGTGGACCATCAATGGAACGCTGCGAATACGAATCCTCTGCGCCACCTATGTTAACGTCAATATACGTGACATAGACAAG ATATATGTGAGAACAGGCATTTACCATGGAGGTGAACAGATGTGTGACAATGTCAACACACAGAGAGTGCCCTGCTCTAACCCCAG GTGGAACGAGTGGCTCACCTATGACATGTACATCCCAGACATACCCCGTGCTGCCAgactctgcctctccatctgctCCGTCAAAGGCAGGAAGGGAGCCAAGGAG GAGCACTGTCCACTAGCTTGGGGTAATATTAACTTGTTTGACTACACTCACACTCTTGTGGCCAACAAGATGGCTCTGAACCTCTGGCCTGTCCCTCATGGCCTTGAAGACCTCCTCAACCCCATCGGAGTCACTGGATCCAACCCTAATAAG GAAACCCCTTGTCTGGAGCTGGAGTTTGACCACTTTAGTAGTTCAGTTAAATACCCAGATATGAATGCAGTAGAGGATCACGCAAACTGGACCATCTCGAGGGAACTGGGGTTTAACTACAACCTCTCTGGACAG agcAACCGTGTGGCCAGAGATCACGCCTTGACAGAGAGTGACACCgagcagctgaaacagctgaGTAACAGAGACCCTCTCTCAGAAATCACTGAGCAGGAGAAGGACTTCCTCTGGAGACACAG GCACTACTGCATGAACATCCCTGAGATCCTCCCCAAGATCCTTCTCGCTGTCAAGTGGAACTCCAGAGATGAAGTAGCACAG ATGTACTGTCTGTTAAAGGAATGGCCCTCCATCCGTCCTGAGCAGGCCATGGAGCTGCTGGACTGTAACTATCCAGACCCCATGGTCAGGCACTTTGCTGTACGCTGCCTTGACAAATACCTGACTGATGACAAACTATCCCAGTACCTCATCCAGCTTGTACAG GTTTTAAAATATGAGCAGTATCTTGACAATCCGCTGGCCCGTTTTCTCCTCAAAAAGGCCCTGACCAATCAAAGGATAGGGCATTTCTTCTTCTGGCATCTCAA GTCAGAAATGCACAATAAAACAGTCAGCCAGAGGTTTGGGCTGCTGTTGGAGGCTTACTGCAGAGCTTGTGGCATGTACCTCAAACACCTGAGCAGGCAGGTAGAAGCCATGGAGAAGCTCATTAACCTCACTGACATCCTGAAACAGGAGAAGAAGGATGAGACGCAGAAG GTCCAGATGCGGTTTCTTGTGGACCAGATGAAGAGACCGGACTACATGGATGCTCTGCAGAacttcacctctcctctcaaCCCTGCACACCAACTGGGAAACCTAAG GTTAGATGAATGCAGGATCATGTCGTCAGCTAAGAGACCGTTGTGGCTCAACTGGGAGAATCCTGATATCATGTCCGAGCTGCTCTTTCAGAACAATGAGATAATCTTCAAAAATGGAgatg ACTTGCGGCAGGATATGCTGACGTTGCAGATTATTAAAATCATGGAGAATATTTGGCAGAATCAGGGACTGGACCTGCG GATGCTTCCCTATGGCTGTCTGTCATTAGGAGACTGTGTGGGTCTCATTGAGGTGGTTCGCAGCTCCCACACCATCATGCAGATTCAGTGTAAAGGAGGCTTGAAAGGAGCCCTGCAGTTCAACTCAAACACTCTGCATCAGTGGCTCAAGGACAAGAACAAGGGCGAGAT gtatgaCATGGCTGTGGATCTGTTTACGAGGTCCTGTGCTGGCTACTGTGTAGCTACATTTATCCTTGGAATAGGAGacaggcacaacagcaacattatGGTTAAAGATGATGGACAG CTGTTTCATATAGATTTTGGCCATTTCCTGGatcacaagaagaagaaatttgGCTACAAGAGAGAGCGAGTGCCCTTTGTGCTGACACAAGACTTCCTCATCGTCATCAGCAAGGGATCCCAGGAGTGTGCGAAAACCAAAGAGTTTGAAAG ATTCCAGGAGATGTGCTATAAAGCCTACCTGGCCATCCGGCAGCACGCTAACCTCTTCATCAACCTGTTCTCCATGATGTTGGGCTCTGGCATGCCTGAGCTGCAGTCATTTGATGACATTGCCTACATTAGGAAGACACTGGCCCTGGAGAAGAGCGAACAG GAGGCGTTAGACTACTTTATGAAACAGATGAACGATGCTCACCATGGAGGATGGACCACCAAGATGGACTGGATATTCCACACAATCAGACAGCATGCACTAAACTGA
- the zmat3 gene encoding uncharacterized protein zmat3, producing MMALQLKNGDAAYYQSAEYCRNYTSPPVSYGDSSHYLARLPGPETMLKPPLSLFSHPQQPFQHMDSLHQLGPPPMAPTQPLGPPPIAPAQAMGPPTMVPTQTLGPPPMTATHTLRPPPITPPHSLGPPPMAPAQPLRLPPMAHTLGPPPVDHTQATVPPTMDLTQPLGPPPLNHAHALVPPPVVAPGASRFPLPPSPLSSPPAPGPDPSQMLPRPPGPALIPAPVSCLIPGPLPGQAAPASEQPQDEGSPLGVEEQEDSLGLGELCKPLYCKLCNVTLNSAQQAQAHYQGKNHSKKLRNFYAGSQQPPAIRIPEVLEAAGQTALSSGSNDSDAGRQGLYKGATRVILATENDYCKLCDASFSSLAVAQAHYQGKNHAKKLRLAEAQQNSINMEGSNEAAPRRNRKDGSEYRLVKNRRSPQLPASMPGPYYNPRPRQRIPRDLAMCVTPSGQFYCSMCNCGAEQETDFRQHLESKQHKAKVSELRYRHEMENLGYS from the exons ATGATGGCGCTGCAGCTGAAGAACGGTGATGCGGCGTACTATCAGAGTGCAGAATACTGCAGAAATTACACTTCGCCGCCTGTCAGCTACGGTGACAGCAGCCATTATCTTGCCCGATTGCCAG GCCCAGAGACCATGTTGAAGCCCCCTCTGAGTCTCTTCAGCCATCCCCAGCAGCCTTTCCAACACATGGACTCTCTGCACCAGCTGGGACCTCCACCAATGGCACCTACGCAGCCTCTCGGCCCACCACCCATAGCTCCTGCTCAGGCAATGGGACCCCCAACTATGGTTCCCACCCAGACTCTAGGGCCCCCTCCCATGACTGCAACTCACACATTAAGGCCTCCCCCCATTACCCCACCACACAGCTTAGGCCCCCCTCCAATGGCCCCAGCTCAGCCACTGAGGCTTCCACCAATGGCACACACCTTGGGGCCCCCACCTGTAGATCACACACAAGCAACAGTGCCTCCAACCATGGACCTCACACAACCGTTGGGGCCTCCACCTCTGAACCATGCACATGCACTGGTGCCCCCACCTGTAGTGGCGCCCGGAGCCAGCCGattccccctccctcccagccctctgtcctcccctcctGCTCCAGGCCCAGACCCCTCACAGATGCTCCCAAGGCCCCCAGGACCAGCCCTCATCCCTGCCCCAGTGTCCTGCCTCATCCCTGGTCCTCTCCCGGGTCAGGCAGCCCCAGCCAGCGAGCAGCCTCAGGATGAAGGCTCTCCGCTGggtgtggaggagcaggaggactCTCTAGGGCTGGGGGAACTGTGTAAACCTCTGTACTGTAAACTCTGCAATGTTACCCTCAACTCTGCTCAGCAGGCACAGGCTCACTACCAG GGGAAGAACCACAGCAAAAAGTTAAGAAATTTCTATGCTGGCAGTCAGCAGCCTCCAGCCATCAGGATCCCAGAAGTCCTTGAGGCGGCTGGCCAGACAGCCCTCAGCTCAGGATCCAACGACAGTGACGCAGGCAGGCAG GGCTTGTATAAGGGGGCGACCCGGGTCATCTTGGCCACAGAGAATGACTATTGTAAATTGTGTGATGCCTCCTTCAGTTCACTGGCAGTTGCACAGGCTCACTACCAGGGCAAGAACCACGCCAAGAAACTGCGGCTTGCTGAGGCACAACAGAACTCCATTAACAT GGAAGGCAGCAATGAGGCAGCCCCaagaagaaacaggaaagaTGGCAGTGAGTACAGACTGGTGAAAAACCGCCGCAGCCCGCAGCTACCTGCATCCATGCCAG GGCCGTACTACAACCCCAGACCGAGGCAGCGCATCCCCCGGGACTTGGCCATGTGCGTGACTCCCAGCGGACAGTTCTACTGCTCCATGTGCAACTGTGGAGCTGAGCAGGAGACGGACTTCAGGCAGCATCTGgagagcaaacagcacaaagcaaAAGTGTCTGAGTTAAGATACCGCCATGAGATGGAGAACCTCGGCTACAGCTAA